In Phragmites australis chromosome 16, lpPhrAust1.1, whole genome shotgun sequence, one DNA window encodes the following:
- the LOC133896486 gene encoding uncharacterized protein LOC133896486, whose protein sequence is MGSTSSMLTQYDIEEVQDHCNHAFSQQEIVSLYHRFCQLDRNGGGFVSAEEFMTVPEFAVNPISQRLLRMLDGLNFKEFVAFLSAFSPRTSLQQKIEFIFRVYDTDCNGKVAFDDILSILRDMTGSFMTEQQRQKVLIHVLEEAGYTKDSHFTLPDFMKILGNSDLKMEVEVPID, encoded by the exons ATGGGGAGCACCTCCTCCATGCTCACCCAGTACGACATCGAGGAGGTCCAGGACCACTGCAACCACGCCT TCTCGCAGCAGGAGATCGTGTCTCTGTATCACCGCTTCTGCCAGCTCGACCGCAACGGCGGGGGCTTCGTCTCCGCCGAGGAGTTCATGACTGTCCCCGAGTTCGCCGTCAACCCCATCTCCCAG AGGCTATTGAGGATGCTCGACGGGCTGAACTTCAAGGAGTTTGTGGCGTTTTTGTCTGCGTTTAGCCCCCGCACGAGCCTGCAGCAAAAGATTGAAT TTATTTTCAGGGTTTATGATACCGACTGTAATGGGAAGGTTGcatttgatgacatcttgagcATCTTGCGAGACATGACGGGTTCGTTTATGACAGAGCAACAGAGACAG AAAGTTTTGATACATGTGTTAGAAGAAGCTGGCTATACAAAAGATTCACATTTCACTCTACCAGACTTTATGAAG attctTGGCAATTCTGATCTCAAGATGGAGGTTGAAGTTCCCATTGACTAA